In a genomic window of Thalassophryne amazonica chromosome 12, fThaAma1.1, whole genome shotgun sequence:
- the si:ch211-188c16.1 gene encoding uncharacterized protein si:ch211-188c16.1: protein MNFKALRAKFQEEAFLAQSKTSRPTVAEKPRYAPPPGGQSNAVGSSFNITVDKTQVVPRVMVRDALRTSGGQRPISFLPETQPILPSSGLPCGDITTRQSLKDRHMPLVLPALPLKDQKTESPTKGEDQLEPEPHCKVVLQNKVKKKSLLLPFKSHRAPKVSSESSEESTYADLSIRPASAPGELPSMEKHVTENGISAQGDQSNVECFLSGQDVPVTPLSEEIRADSDNRIMSTLEKAKKKFSQNQFLTSVKSKSFLSPDSTSADKTFFSLPHNTDSTEPLVPSPPPLFLPHIACISARPFFKVNNSVRASALDKRFCRDKTELSSVRSAEPNLPPSPPKKFLPALSSLGLLPVKPPRPPLVDLSRYHPASVQEMSPGLSQEPTEEPITEHPCLLQPVLDAPEFPDFENSEVGTADDDVDISELELEALDLVNLPTPDDPRIPDFEDFQLNLSICEPPKPSVTADLEVLKSDHHNLISLDQVSSPDLPDLSEIPDPPVSDHWAQIEGAVIPPLPKFHAEEAVKGAFGSYCIKKEMDACNHAAMADGIQTHPSVYQQDSYDKTSDNVYEDVENIHKIGSNHNSRKRKGSLKNPYANNHTVEEEASLNVWPRNPWGNVSGEHSQSVHVHIFSKEWHSPSTADQKEQKKREKHRLEKEKKEQKEREKKDNEMKKKFKVTGEEEPLYHAKVMVASKVRKNDLNVKTGDTVSIIRTTSCPKGKWLARDADHKYGYISVMNVELNINEMLELGKKAQAGGKGNVDGDTISNGSRSSNHPVLTSSFTDDSEEWAFDDETFSHASEYHFLPLIPATFPHSSAPHTLSDANLDDLHTQTRHEALQKLAIFFQHNKDEFTDGTDTTPIKQSRESPTALCAVEEPPYPEQEADFTGLEFLPPPPLYADTF from the exons ATGAACTTTAAAGCTCTGAGGGCCAAGTTCCAGGAGGAAGCCTTCCTAGCTCAGTCTAAAACTAGTCGACCAACTGTTGCTGAGAAACCCAGATATGCTCCACCACCTGGAGGCCAATCTAACGCTGTGGGTAGCAGTTTCAACATCACTGTCGACAAGACACAAGTGGTTCCCAGAGTCATGGTCAGGGATGCACTTCGGACATCTGGGGGTCAGCGACCAATTTCCTTTCTCCCAGAAACTCAGCCGATATTGCCCTCATCGGGGCTTCCTTGTGGTGACATCACAACAAGGCAGTCCCTCAAAGACCGACACATGCCTTTGGTGCTCCCTGCCCTTCCTTTGAAAGATCAGAAGACAGAATCGCCAACCAAAGGGGAAGACCAgctagaaccagaaccacactgtAAAGTTGTTCTGCAAAATAAGGTTAAAAAGAAGAGTTTACTGCTTCCTTTCAAATCACACAGAGCTCCGAAGGTCAGTTCAGAAAGTAGCGAGGAGTCCACCTACGCAGATTTAAGCATCAGACCTGCTAGTGCTCCTGGAGAGTTGCCCTCTATGGAAAAACACGTGACTGAAAATGGGATTTCTGCCCAAGGAGACCAGTCAAATGTAGAGTGCTTTCTCTCTGGCCAAGATGTCCCAGTCACCCCACTTTCTGAAGAGATACGTGCCGACTCTGACAACCGAATTATGAGCACCTTGGAGAAAGCCAAGAAGAAATTCTCACAGAATCAATTTTTGACCTCTGTTAAATCAAAGAGTTTTCTATCGCCTGATTCTACATCGGCCGACAAAACATTCTTTTCACTGCCACATAACACTGACAGTACTGAACCTCTTGTCCCCTCACCACCTCCTCTCTTCCTGCCCCACATAGCTTGTATTTCAGCCAGGCCTTTCTTCAAAGTGAACAATTCTGTACGCG CATCTGCATTGGACAAACGCTTTTGCAGGGATAAAACTGAGCTTTCATCTGTCAGGAGTGCTGAACCTAATCTACCCCCCAGCCCCCCTAAAAAGTTTCTTCCTGCTCTGAGTTCTCTGGGGCTGTTGCCAGTCAAGCCTCCCAGACCTCCATTGGTAGATCTCAGTCGTTACCATCCAGCTTCAGTCCAAG AGATGTCACCAGGTCTGAGTCAAGAACCAACTGAAGAACCAATAACCGAGCACCCATGCTTGCTGCAGCCTGTACTAGATGCTCCAGAGTTTCCAGACTTTGAGAATTCAGAGGTTGGAACAGCAGATGATGATGTTGATATTTCTGAACTAGAGCTGGAGGCTTTAGACCTAGTTAATCTTCCCACACCAGATGACCCCAGGATCCCTGATTTTGAAGATTTCCAACTTAACTTGTCAATTTGTGAGCCTCCAAAACCCAGTGTAACTGCAGACCTTGaggttctgaaatctgaccatcaTAACTTAATCTCTCTTGATCAAGTTAGCTCACCTGACCTACCAGACTTGTCAGAGATCCCAGATCCTCCTGTATCAGACCACTGGGCACAGATTGAGGGGGCTGTCATACCTCCACTTCCCAAGTTTCATGCTGAGGAGGCTGTCAAAGGGGCTTTTGGGTCCTACTGTATTAAAaaggaaatggatgcctgtaaccaTGCAGCAATGGCAGATGGGATTCAAACACATCCCAG TGTGTATCAGCAGGACAGCTATGACAAAACCTCTGATAATGTGTATGAGGATGTCGAAAACATCCACAAGATAGGATCAAATCACAACTCCCGTAAACGTAAAGGCAGCTTGAAGA ATCCATATGCTAACAACCATACTGTG GAGGAGGAGGCATCTCTAAATGTATGGCCTCGGAATCCGTG GGGCAATGTGTCAGGGGAACATTCTCAGTCAGTCCATGTTCA TATTTTCAGTAAGGAGTGGCACAGCCCCAGTACTGCTGATCAGAAAGAACAGAAGAAAAGGGAAAAACACAGACTGGAGAAAGagaaaaaggaacaaaaagaAAGGGAGAAGAAGGACAATGAAATGAAAAAGAAGTTCAAA GTGACTGGTGAAGAGGAGCCTTTGTACCATGCCAAGGTCATGGTGGCCAGCAAAGTCCGCAAGAATGATCTCAATGTGAAGACTGGCGATACAGTCAGTATCATCCGTACCACCAGCTGCCCCAAAGGAAAATGGTTGGCCAGAGATGCCGATCATAAAT ATGGCTATATTTCAGTGATGAATGTGGAATTAAACATCAATGAGATGCTGGAACTTGGAAAGAAGGCCCAAGCAGGAGGAAAAGGCAATGTGGATGGAGACACCATAAGCAATGGCAGCAG ATCCTCGAACCACCCCGTTCTAACAAGCAGCT TTACTGATGACAGTGAAGAGTGGGCATTTGATGATGAGACCTTCTCACACGCCAGTGAATAC CATTTCCTGCCTCTCATCCCAGCGACATTTCCTCACAGCAGTGCCCCACACACACTAAGTGATGCCAACCTGGATGACCTACATACACA